CGATGGCATGGAGGAAGTCGGCGACGGAAACCAGGGCCGCCTGTAGTCCGCAGTGCATCTCGGTGATGGCAGACGTCGGCCCACGCATATTGAGTGCGACGTCGTCCGCGTACACAACAGCGCGCACAGGGAAACGGCCAGCTTTCGGTATGCACTCGAAATGGGAGTGAGGGTGAGGTTAACCCTTTATTTACGAGACAATAAAATACTTGAAAAAATCGTTTATTTCTTTCATATGTGCACTTATTAGAGCATGACAATGCATACTTTGTAAACACAAAACAATTGCTATACATATCAGCTGAAATATAGCTTTGTTGCCTGTGGGCAACTGTAGGCATGAGTCCTTAAGTAGGCGTCATTGCACAATTCTTACGGGGTAGTGTGGAACTTGTATATGCACTCATTTTCTGGAGTGAAACAAAGGTGTACGTTACACTTTCTGCACATTACACGTGTAATGCCTGTGCAGTTGGGGTATTTGCATCGACCTTTTTTCGGAGAAAACATCGGGAGGTGATCAATAGTGTCCAGCCTAATCTCCTTGCAGGGTACAAGAGCTGCTGGCCCACGGCGCTTCTTCGCTTGTAGTTCATTTTCAATTTTTGACGGGCCCAACGGTCGCCTTCTGGAAGGTGTTGCAACCTTCCCCTGCTGTTTCAAAACGCACGCTCTCTCTGCTTTGATATGCAGTAGGGTCATTTGCTAGTTGCGTGGCACCTTAGCCGCGGTGGCATCTCAGCGGTACAGGAGCCAGGAGTTGACGATTACGGTATCCAATAAATGGAAGAATAGCCGCCTGTACGACTTCTTGGATCTCAAGTTGATGCGGTACAGTGCCACAAGCATGTCCATTAGATCCACACCGCCCATGCACTCATTGTAGACACCTACAATAGAAGGACGAGTTATGCTCACCGACGTTCGGGTCTTGTCAAAGCGCTTCACAGTATTCTCTGGTGATGCCGATGCAATTGTGGACAGCAGCGTGACGGGACGATTGTCAAACCACTTCACAGCCCTCAGACTCACCCCTTCAAATGTCGTCTCCATCTCCACGTAAGAGTCACGCCCTTTCTTTTTTAGGTCTTTGTCGGATGGAAGTTTGCATCCTTTCAGCGAGCTTCGTGTACTGTGCCTACGGAACTGATACAGGTGGCTGTAAGTCCACACTGCAAAACCAATTGTCAAAATACAGGATGTAGTCTAGACCGCGAGGCACGACACTCGCCATTCTGAGAATGATGTTGCCACTGGCACGGATGTCTGGAAAACCCGGCTGCGGAAAAATTTTGCCTCTGTACACTTCAAAGTTGTACATTATGCCGCACTCATCGCAAAGAAGGAATAGTTTATAACCCCATTTCTTCGGCTTGTTTGGCAAGTGCTGCTTCAATGAGCTGCGGCCTTTGAAAGGCACCAGCTGCTCATCAACGCATAGTTTCTGTGATTTTGGTATTTCACGGCATTTGGAGACCACGTGGTCCAATAGGGGCCGCACTTTGTACAACCTGTCGCTTTCGGGGTCATTGAGGTCCGGTGCCTCCTGGTTGTCATTGAAGTGCAGTGACTGTTTGATTTCTTCCCATCTGCCTCTCGTCATGGTGTCGGCAACTTGACTGATGCGGAACCTTTCCGACCAGTACATGCGCGTTTGAGGCAGCTTCATAATTGACATAGTGAGCACTGTACCGATAAACTGCTCCAAATCGTTGACAGTCATTGAAGTAACTTTGTTGGGATTGCTCTGAGCGCTATACAGGGAAGACTGCTCACAGATTAGAGACCAAAAGTCCATGTAAAAAAATTCTCTAAAATAACTGATTGGAGACTCAATCGGGGATGGACAGGGCAGTACGTCCTTCCACTTTGGCATGGTATTACCAGTGGAGCCATGGACAACACTTCATGCAGGACCATTTTCGAAGGCTTGGGAATTTCTTCAATATTGTCTGTGCTTGGAGTTCTAGAGATGCCTTCATCTTGACAGTCAGCTGAAAGAGCTGTGCAAATTAAACAGAAAGCAGATGCGATATAAACATGCTGAAAAACAAAAGGCAAACATAATTAAAAAATTATTACATGAAGTACCCGTGGGAATAAGGCAGTCCTAATAACACAAACTGAAGAATTACGGTTTTGATAGATGCGTAAGCAAAGATGGTGTTGCAAACGCACAAAGAAACTCCAAGTGCGCAGCATAAATGGAGCGCCACACGCTACCAGGTGTCTCATATATATAGCCAGGGAAATGGGGAACGCATGGTATTCTCTGTCGTGACAGGAGTCGGCGGCTACACGTTGGAGCACCGAGCCAAACGCGCCCTTGTGGTCGAGTCCCCCCCCATACCCCACATCGCACCTCTTCCTTCGGCAACGGACGCTACTTCATTTGTGGCTCGAATTGAATGTTTGAGTAATTCTGGCTGTGACAACAAAATGAATGCTTACATGCCCGGGCTGAAGGAGCATTCTCTGGTTCTTCGTCGCTTAACGACTCCAGATCAGAGTCATCACTGTGTTCTGGGGGCGCCTTTGCGGCTATTTTTCCATAAAATATGTTGGGATCCATCCACGTGTCCTGCATGAGGCCGTGCAGCACGTACGTTATCCGCGTAGGCAGTTTAGCAGACAAACACAAAAAAGGCACACTGTAAACTCAACGGGACGAAGAACACAGCATAGTGCCGGGTGTTGCCTATGGGCAACAAACACGAGACGCGCTCTTACAGGCACAAATTAGCAGAGCCATAGACGTAATTCGAAAACGAGCAAACTGAGGCATTCTTCTAAGCAAGTGCGAAAAGCCACAGAGAAAAAAACGAGTGCTTACCAGGAAATTGACGACAGAGTATAAAGTGTATGCGACTGCTGTGCAGAGGAGATTTCCGCGCCAaacttctttttcctcttcttcaaTTTCTTTGTTATACGTCAGATGGCGCCACATGCCCATGTGGTTGTAAGATGGGCGGAGTTTGGAGTAAAACAAAAGCGTCCAAAACCGAAAttgaaccagaaaaaaaaatattttctggtGTGTTGCCTGTGGGCAACACTTGTCAATAAAGGGttaaacagaaaaaagcttaaagggaagctgaaactgttttcaatttccatgaattgctgggattgggaagaacagacctaataatttacagctccgtaatttttttcttcgttttattaatataagcggcggaaatcgctttctaaatcacccccgcggacacgcccccatcgctttcccgagcgccgggtgaggtggttgccagaggagagaaccggcgagagtgatgtcactggcggggaccgagctgccggaccggcgtgctggcatgtgctggcatgcctctttccatcctgcgctttactgaacgacgctatgagagatctgccgccgccgccgctcacgtttgttttcttttgcgattttcgtaaactgttcttttcttctgtgctgcgtgagtgcctacagccaagggcgcccaagatgccctcgttctgtgca
The sequence above is drawn from the Dermacentor andersoni chromosome 7, qqDerAnde1_hic_scaffold, whole genome shotgun sequence genome and encodes:
- the LOC126535441 gene encoding piggyBac transposable element-derived protein 3-like; translated protein: MQAFLADKKFAVRVGQATSSPRPVTTSVPQVWTYSHLYQFRRHSTRSSLKGCKLPSDKDLKKKGRDSYVEMETTFEGVSLRAVKWFDNRPVTLLSTIASASPENTVKRFDKTRTSVSITRPSIVGVYNECMGGVDLMDMLVALYRINLRSKKSYRRLFFHLLDTVIVNSWLLYR